A window from Telopea speciosissima isolate NSW1024214 ecotype Mountain lineage chromosome 8, Tspe_v1, whole genome shotgun sequence encodes these proteins:
- the LOC122672123 gene encoding uncharacterized protein LOC122672123 — protein sequence MESIGVVMMYPFSSYLEEELDKRFKLFRCWQSSNQKEFLKENSNSIRALVGNATVGADAETIDILPKLEIVSNYSVGLDKVDLVKCKEKGIRVTNTPDVLTDDVADLAIGLIIGTLRKISESDRYVRSGLWVKGDYRLTTKFSGKSVGILGLGRIGTAIAKRAEAFSCPISYYSRSEKPNTNYKYYPSVLELAKNCQILVIACPLTKETYHIVNREVIEAVGPKGIIVNIGRGPHINEPELVSALIEGRLGGAGLDVFENEPNVPEQLFGLDNVVLLPHVGSGTLETRKDMADLVIGNLEAYFLNKPLLTPGVRSENVPYQFTLSNLSAKRSEGSNEEGTFGCHFFFFFSFFSFIFARMESIGVALMYPFSSYLEEELDKRFKLFRCWKSPNQKQFLKENSNSIRALVGNASVGADAETINILPKLKIVSNHGVGLDKVDLVKCKEKGIRVTNTPDVLTDDVADLAIGLIIGTLRKICESDHYVRSGLWVKGDYKLTTKFSGKSVGILGLGRIGSAIAKRAEAFDCPISYYSRSEKPNTNYKYHPSVLELAKNCQILVIACPLTKETYHIVNREVIEAVGPKGIIVNIGRGPHIDEPELVSALIEGRLGGAGLDVFENEPHVPEQLFGLDNVVLLPHVGTQTFETRKDMADIVIRNLEAYFLNRPLLTPVV from the exons ATGGAAAGTATCGGTGTCGTGATGATGTACCCCTTTTCGTCATACTTGGAAGAAGAGCTCGACAAGCGATTCAAGCTCTTCAGATGCTGGCAATCCTCCAACCAGAAGGAATTTCTGAAAGAAAATTCGAATTCTATTAGAGCTCTTGTTGGTAACGCTACGGTCGGTGCTGACGCGGAGACCATTGATATCTTGCCCAAATTGGAAATCGTCTCGAACTACAGCGTTGGCTTGGATAAAGTCGATTTGGTCAAGTGCAAGGAGAAGGGTATTAGGGTTACTAACACTCCTGATGTGCTCACTGACGACGTTGCTGATTTAGCTATTGGATTGATTATAGGGACTTTGAGAAAGATTAGCGAGTCTGATCGTTATGTGAGGAGTGGGTTATGGGTCAAAGGGGATTACAGATTAACTACGAAG TTCAGTGGCAAATCAGTTGGCATTTTGGGGCTGGGCAGGATTGGTACTGCAATTGCAAAAAGAGCTGAGGCATTTAGCTGCCCGATCAGTTACTACTCCAGATCAGAGAAGCCAAATACCAATTACAAGTACTATCCGAGTGTTTTAGAACTTGCGAAGAACTGTCAAATACTTGTAATTGCATGCCCTTTGACAAAAGAAACATACCACATTGTCAACCGTGAAGTGATTGAAGCTGTGGGTCCAAAGGGCATTATTGTGAACATTGGGCGTGGCCCTCACATCAATGAACCAGAGCTTGTGTCAGCACTGATCGAAGGCCGGCTGGGTGGGGCTGGGCTTGATGTATTTGAAAATGAGCCTAATGTACCAGAGCAATTGTTTGGGCTGGACAATGTGGTACTCTTGCCTCACGTGGGAAGTGGAACATTGGAAACCCGCAAGGATATGGCAGATCTTGTGATCGGAAACTTGGAAGCTTACTTTCTGAACAAACCACTGTTAACTCCG GGGGTTAGATCTGAGAATGTTCCCTACCAGTTTACTCTATCCAATCTATCAG CGAAGAGAAGTGAAGGAAGCAACGAAGAAGGAACTTTTGGCtgtcacttcttcttcttcttctccttcttctccttcatattTGCAAGGATGGAAAGTATCGGTGTTGCGTTGATGTACCCCTTTTCGTCATACTTGGAAGAAGAGCTCGACAAGCGATTCAAGCTCTTCAGATGCTGGAAATCCCCCAACCAGAAGCAATTTCTGAAAGAGAATTCGAATTCTATTAGAGCTCTTGTTGGTAACGCTTCGGTCGGTGCCGACGCGGAGACCATTAATATCTTGCCGAAATTGAAGATCGTCTCGAATCACGGCGTTGGCTTGGATAAAGTCGATTTGGTCAAGTGCAAGGAGAAGGGTATTAGGGTTACCAACACTCCTGATGTGCTCACCGACGACGTCGCTGATTTAGCGATTGGATTGATTATAGGGACGTTGAGGAAGATTTGCGAGTCTGATCATTATGTGAGGAGTGGGTTATGGGTCAAAGGGGATTACAAATTAACTACGAAG TTCAGTGGCAAATCAGTTGGAATTTTGGGGCTGGGTAGGATTGGTTCTGCAATTGCAAAAAGAGCTGAGGCATTTGACTGCCCGATCAGTTACTACTCCAGATCAGAGAAGCCTAATACCAATTACAAGTACCATCCAAGTGTTTTGGAACTGGCAAAGAACTGTCAAATACTTGTAATTGCATGCCCTTTGACAAAAGAAACATACCATATTGTCAACCGTGAAGTGATTGAAGCTGTGGGTCCAAAGGGCATTATTGTGAACATTGGGCGTGGCCCTCACATCGATGAACCAGAGCTTGTGTCAGCACTGATCGAAGGCCGGCTGGGTGGGGCTGGGCTTGATGTATTTGAAAATGAGCCTCATGTACCAGAGCAATTGTTTGGGCTTGACAATGTGGTACTCTTGCCTCACGTGGGAACTCAAACATTTGAAACCCGCAAAGATATGGCAGATATTGTGATCAGAAACTTGGAAGCTTACTTTCTGAACAGACCACTGTTAACTCCGGTGGTTTGA
- the LOC122670734 gene encoding dynein light chain 1, cytoplasmic-like produces MLEGKALIEDTDMPVKMQIRAMTSAYRALDLYDVFDCKSIAAHIKKEFDMIYGPGWQCVVGSNFGCFFTHSQGNFIYFTLETLNFLIFKGFSGPPHPSPVY; encoded by the exons ATGTTGGAGGGCAAAGCATTGATAGAGGACACAGATATGCCAGTGAAGATGCAGATCCGAGCCATGACTTCTGCTTATCGAGCCCTCGATCTCTATGATGTCTTTGACTGCAAATCCATAGCTGCCCACATTAAAAAG GAATTCGACATGATATATGGACCTGGATGGCAATGCGTTGTGGGTTCCAATTTCGGTTGTTTCTTTACTCATTCACAAGGGAATTTCATCTATTTTACATTGGAAACCCTCAATTTCCTCATTTTCAAAGGGTTCTCTGGTCCTCCTCATCCTTCTCCTGTATATTAA